CAGATCAGGGTCACGGAACAATGTCGGACAGGCGGAGCGGGCACCGTGCAGGGCCAGGAGGTCTGGGAGAGCGTCAGAAGCTGCTAGGGCCTGTCCTCTCGGAACTGGGCCACTGTGGGCCTTTCATCTCCCGCCTCCCTTTCTGCACCACTCCTGCGgctgcctgcctctgccccttcccaccccaccacccccagTGCGGCAATTACGGCGCTAATTAGGCTGCTTTGATCATCTTTAGAAATGGCCACATTGGGGAGGGACTCTGCCAAGCAATTAGGGGCAGAGGGGTGGGGAGCTCCAGGGCTTCCTCAGGGGGTGGGGCTGCTGAGAAACCCCAGAcaccccctgccctcctccctccaggaGTATCTGCCCCCGTCATAGCTGTAAGCTCCTCAGGGGGTAGAGGCAGATGGGGATCCCCCCCATCTCAGCCCTGAAGCCAGGGCCCGCCCCCACCCAGCAGCCCCCCTCTGCCTGGCCTGCAGCCCAACCGTCAGCTCTTCTTCCCTGTCTTGGCCCCTTTGATGGAGCCGCAGAAACAAGGGCTCCTTTGACAGAAGGGGGGCTCAGAGCTGGGATGATGAGACTTGAAAGGTGAAGGTCAAGCCCACTACTCCACTCCTCCCCCAGTCTTGGCCACCCTCCCAtgcacccctcccccaggctgTCCTCTATAAAGACCCCGCAGCCCCGTTCCCCTGTGGGCTCCTAGGAGTTAAGGGCCAGGTGAGGGCTGACCAGGGAGGCGGGTAATTTTGATGTAAGAGAACGGGGTCAGATGATTTGAGGGACAAGAATTCAGTGCCTGGGGGCCGAAAGGCAGCAGAAGGCGGGCACCAAAGGATAGGCACCCGGAAGGTGGACTCCGAGGAGGAGAGAGGACGGGGGTCTCTCACCCCAGCTCCTGGTCACCATGCTGCTGGCTGTGCTGCTACTGCTACCTCTCCCAAGTTCATGGTTTGCTCACGGGCACCCACTGTACACGCGCCTGCCCCCCAGCACCCTGCAAGGtaagcccaggctggtctgagaGCCGCGGAGTCGGGAAGAACGTAGAGGAAGTGGGACCCTGGGCGGACGGGGACAGAAGAGCTTGTCACCCCTACTCATAAGGACCTTTGGCCCCTTCTGCCCACCCTGCTGCGAGAAGGGGCCAAGAACGGAGATATAGGTGGGAGAGGAGGGGTGTGgcgggagagggaaggggagctgTCAAGCATGCCGAAAGGAATGGAGAGAAGGCCCCGTGGAGCAGAGAGAAACAGCCCGGGGCAGTATCACACCCTTGGCTGTCCTGGCCGAAGGTAGGCCACTCAAACACAGCTACTTTCAGTCAATAAGACTGAGTTCTGTGATGTATCTTTGGGGTggtgtctttaaaaaattgttaaggaAAAGCACCTTTCAAAGATTCCAGTCCAACTCAGTTGAATTAGGGAGATATCTTGGGCTGAGAACCTGGGACCATGGGCTCTGAGTGCTGGGCCCAGCTTCCCAGGGCCTCACTCACCTCATTTTGTCCCAGGCTTGTGGGTCTCCTGAGGCAGGGCTCAGGGCTGGGACCAGGAGGATAAGGCTGAGGCTCTTCCCCAACCACGCATGATTGTGTGCCCCCTGTCCTAGCAGTTCTGTCGGCCCAGGGGACTCAGGCGTTGCAGGCAGCCCAGAGGAGTGCCCAGTGGGCAATAAACCGAGTGGCGATGGAGATCCAGCACAGATCGCACGAGTGCCGAGGTGCCCACCCTGCCCCCCATGCCCCACTGAACTTGCTGCCTACCCTGGGCCCATTCTGCTGCCCCTGTCCCTTCCCTTCAGCCTTAACTCCCCTCTTGGGGGCAGAGACTGAGTTGGGCCGCAACCAAGACGATATTTGTGAAGGTCCGTCTCTCCAAGTGGAAGGGACTTGCTAGGCTTGGGGCATGGCCTGTGCAAAGGCAGGGAGGCAGAAACACTCTGTGCTCCTGTGGTGACCAGGAGAAGTTCATGGTTGTTGAAATAGAACCTGTGTGGGCTGGAGGGCTGAGAGACGGGGAGAAAGAGGCTCGGCCCAGCCTGGGGTGAGGACGGGCGAGAGGGCGGCAGTAAGACTCAAAGCCCTGTTTCTCCGCAGGATCTGGGCGCCCCAGGCTTCAAGCTCCCCTCCAGGACCCACCTGAGCCAGGTGAGGCTGGAAAGGCTGGAGAGGGCAGGCCTGAGAGCCCGGTGGGCCTCGAAGGCGAGGATGGCCAGAACATGTCTCTCGTGACACCCCTTGCCCCTTTCTAGGGCGGTGCGGCGAGAGGCGCCCGAGCACTGCCAACGTGACGCGGGCCCACGGCCGCATCGTCGGGGGCAGCGCGGCGCCGCCCGGGGCCTGGCCCTGGCTGGTGAGGCTGCAGCTCGGCGGGCAGCCTCTGTGCGGCGGCGTCCTGGTAGCGGCGTCCTGGGTGCTCACGGCAGCGCACTGCTTTGTGGGGTAAGTAGGgcccccaggccctgcccagccGGGGTCCCCAGCTCTGGGCCCCGCACCTGCCGGGTTGTCCGGCGGGCGACGCGCGGGAAAGGTGGTCTCTGCTGCCCCCTGGCGGCTGCCGGCCCCAGGCTGCCCTGTCTCAAGGGGCAGAGCGCGCCCCGCCAGGATGCCAGCCCGGAGGGGGTGGCACTGCCGGGCGCGTTCGCCCCTCTGGGACAGGACCCCTCCCCGGCCCGCCCTCCCTGCCCCCAAGTAGAGAAAGCCCTGCGTGCGGGCGGAGGGGTAGGGTCTCCGAGGGGCCCGCTGCGTGTGCCCCTGTCCTTCCTGCGTCTCAGCCACCGCTCGTCCCGCAGCGCCCCGAATGAGCTTCTGTGGACTGTGACGCTGGCCGAGGGGCCCCGGGGGGAGCAAGCGGAGGAGGTGCCAGTGAACCGCATCCTGCCCCACCCCAAGGTAAGAAGGCAGTCTCCAGGCCCCCAAGGCTGGGAACCGCACCCCCACTCGCGCCTCCTTGACCCTGCGCCGCCTCCCCCTCCTCAGTTTGACCCGCAGACCTTCCACAACGACCTGGCCCTGGTGCAGCTGTGGACGCCGGTGAGCCCGGGGGGGCCGGCGCGCCCCGTGTGCCTGCCCCAGGAGCCCCAGGAGCCCCCTGCCGGCACCGCCTGCGCCATCGCGGGCTGGGGGGCCCTCTTCGAAGGTACTGGGCGTGGGTGAGCCGGCGCGTGGTGGGAAGAATTGGAGGTCCGAGGTAATAGAGTGTGGGGAGGCCGGGTTGCCTTGGAAAAATGCTGCCTGCTCTTTCAAAGGGGAGGAATCAAGGGGGGTGGTGGGAAGGGGACACTCAAGGCAGAGCTCTTGCCCTCCAAACCTGAGCCTTCCACCCCTTCCCTGCAGACgggcctgaggctgaggcagtgagAGAGGCCCGTGTTCCCCTGCTCAGCGCCGACACCTGCCGAAGGGCCCTGGGGCCCGGGCTGCGCCCCAGCACCATGCTCTGCGCTGGGTACCTGGCGGGGGGCGTTGACTCGTGCCAGGTATGAACCTAGTCTGATGAGAAAAGGCCGGCTGAGCCTCCCCAGGGCCACGACGGCCTCCTTTCCTTCCACAACTGGCTGTCACtcgacttctctgagcctctctgTCCTCATCGCTAAAAGGGATACAAGTGGCAAGCTCACGCCTGCCAGGCGTAAGGCGGGCGTCACAGGGGGCAGGTGAAGGCAGCGTCCTCTCTCTTGGCCCCGCAGGGTGACTCGGGAGGCCCCCTGACCTGTTCTGAGCCTGGCCCCCGCCCTAGAGAAGTCCTGTTCGGAGTCACCTCCTGGGGGGACGGCTGCGGGGAGCCAGGGAAGCCCGGAGTCTACACCCGCGTGGCCGTGTTCAAGGACTGGCTCCAGGAGCAGATGAGCTG
The sequence above is drawn from the Macaca mulatta isolate MMU2019108-1 chromosome 12, T2T-MMU8v2.0, whole genome shotgun sequence genome and encodes:
- the PRSS56 gene encoding serine protease 56 isoform X2, with the protein product MLLAVLLLLPLPSSWFAHGHPLYTRLPPSTLQVLSAQGTQALQAAQRSAQWAINRVAMEIQHRSHECRGSGRPRLQAPLQDPPEPGRCGERRPSTANVTRAHGRIVGGSAAPPGAWPWLVRLQLGGQPLCGGVLVAASWVLTAAHCFVGAPNELLWTVTLAEGPRGEQAEEVPVNRILPHPKFDPQTFHNDLALVQLWTPVSPGGPARPVCLPQEPQEPPAGTACAIAGWGALFEDGPEAEAVREARVPLLSADTCRRALGPGLRPSTMLCAGYLAGGVDSCQGDSGGPLTCSEPGPRPREVLFGVTSWGDGCGEPGKPGVYTRVAVFKDWLQEQMSSSSSREPSCRELLAWEPPQELQADTARLCAFYARLCPGSQGACERLAHQQCLQRRRRCELRSLAHTLLGLLRNAQELLGPRPGLRRLAPALARPAPALQESPRHPARELRLHSGSRAAGTRFPKWRPEPRGEANGCPGLEPLRQKLAALQGAHAWILQVPSEHLAMNFHEVLADLGSKTLTGLFRAWVRAGLGGRHVAFSGLVGLEPATLARSLPRLLVQALQAFRVAALAEGEPEGHWMDVGQGPGLERKGHHPLNPQVPPARQP
- the PRSS56 gene encoding serine protease 56 isoform X1; this encodes MLLAVLLLLPLPSSWFAHGHPLYTRLPPSTLQVLSAQGTQALQAAQRSAQWAINRVAMEIQHRSHECRGSGRPRLQAPLQDPPEPGRCGERRPSTANVTRAHGRIVGGSAAPPGAWPWLVRLQLGGQPLCGGVLVAASWVLTAAHCFVGAPNELLWTVTLAEGPRGEQAEEVPVNRILPHPKFDPQTFHNDLALVQLWTPVSPGGPARPVCLPQEPQEPPAGTACAIAGWGALFEDGPEAEAVREARVPLLSADTCRRALGPGLRPSTMLCAGYLAGGVDSCQGDSGGPLTCSEPGPRPREVLFGVTSWGDGCGEPGKPGVYTRVAVFKDWLQEQMSSASSSREPSCRELLAWEPPQELQADTARLCAFYARLCPGSQGACERLAHQQCLQRRRRCELRSLAHTLLGLLRNAQELLGPRPGLRRLAPALARPAPALQESPRHPARELRLHSGSRAAGTRFPKWRPEPRGEANGCPGLEPLRQKLAALQGAHAWILQVPSEHLAMNFHEVLADLGSKTLTGLFRAWVRAGLGGRHVAFSGLVGLEPATLARSLPRLLVQALQAFRVAALAEGEPEGHWMDVGQGPGLERKGHHPLNPQVPPARQP